Part of the Zingiber officinale cultivar Zhangliang chromosome 6A, Zo_v1.1, whole genome shotgun sequence genome, AATTTGATATAATAGATATAAGAGAAGCTGAGTGCATCTTAGGAGTAAAGATTATTAGAGAATGATCAAAAAGATTTTTGGATTAgagaatgataaaaaaaaatttagatttgtctcaagaggcttacatcactaagatgctacaatactTCAATATGTTAGATTGCAACATGAAATAGACACATGTAGCGAGAGATACTGTTCTGAGTAAAAGTATGTATCCTAAGACTCCTGAGAAAATAttcgaaatgaagaaaaaaatcatatgctagtgcaattggtagtttaatgtacactatgttatgtactcatcctgatataagttatgttgttggcttagttagtcgtttctagTTAAACCTAGGATCGAGATACTAGAAAGCGGTGAAGAAGatattaaaatatttcaaaaggacaacaaattaatatatttgtttcCAAGGATCTAAGATGAGCCTGAAGGGCTATATAgctactgttggttagtcctagaaaggtcataccggttccactgtacaaaaattttgtataagtgtcgaaccttttcctaaataacctattgtactttttagaagttaaattaggaatcgcagacggaacttaacatcattgatttcaaatttaacttatctgttcttgatggtttagatttggatcgcaagcgggacttaacactattgatccaaatccacctatgttattaattccattaaatattaatttccaaaattggcttccaggactgcatgacgagacacatggccttcttggatatgagagcaaccaccaccgcctagacaaagccttttaagtaaagctaatatttaatttccttaaataactctaggttaaccaaaaagaacaatcgaatcacaaattcgacaaagaaaaaaaaacacaaacttgaaaaataaattcgaaaaactagatctaatgcctcttgtgtttgaattcttacaaagaaaataactagtatgatgcggaagaaaattactagttatacattctctttgtaagctaatgacctcgagatctcctgctgtattcctcgccccaccttgaacgtcgtgtgggcgacgatcctccaagatgaacatcacccaaagccttcttctccttctcaaactttcggccaccaccaccacaaaagaaaagagaggaaagggaaagggagaagagagagggtcggccacaccaagagagtctccaaccaagagaataagagttgtgtctcatgaggcttcctcaccccttcttttatattacttgcccaagacaaataaggaaagactttttacaaaagttaaaatctttctcatggtttttcttttcccttttaatatttccttttctttcctcttgattaaatcaatcaccaaattattagatgatgattttaattttatttttatttgaccgaccaccttgcttgggtaccaagcaagggtggtcggcccccttaaagaggaaggaaatatttttttttataaaaattttataagaaaatattctcttataaaattttacaagctctcttctaatttcctaaagtaggagttaaaaaaggaaagttttaaaaattaaaaccatgttttaaaattgaaaacttttctcataaaattttcttttttaacatggtgatagaaaatttaaattttaaaacttctcttcttttttttcctaaaccataaggatggttaaaaaaggaaagttttaaaactttaaaactttattttaaaacatgtggcctaattcaaataaggaaagtttttaaatttagaatatctcttttaaaacttgtagttttctataaagagaagattttaaaaaattcaaaaacaccccttCTTGTTTAAATTATTGTGgctggcccctacatgcttgggcaccaagcaaagggccgaccctattaagacttgtagttttctataaagagaagattttaaaaaattcaaaaacaccccttATTGTTTAAATTATTGTGgctggcccctacatgcttgggcaccaagcaaagggccgaccctattaagaggagatgtggccggccattgcttggtcaccaagcaatggtctgacccccttcttggacaccaagatgggcctttctttggatggacttgtggctttaatgaggctacaacagggacctagaggagaaattggttttgaccttccgatgagcttgagtatcccgtgtttgccccgaacacataactcaagttcattgataataactcattccactagagagttattatcgacactaccgcaccaatcccaaattatattatgagtttctgcttatcatgagtgtgttagtctccctgtgtttaagataacgaatgtccactaattaagtaagttactaacaactcacttaattaatacctatctccgagagtagtaccactcaacttcattatcatgtcggactaagtccacctgcagggtttaacatgacaatccttatgagctcctcttgggggcattctcaacctagataactaggacataattttcttctataatcaacaacacacactataagtaatatcatttctcaacttatcgggcctattgatttatcgaattaaatatcactctttgataagttaaagaaataaatattaaatatatgtgcttgttattatattaggattaatagcACATACTTTCACAATAACTAAGGACtcattcttttatcaagtcagtacaaaaagaacttatcttaattggtcctacttaatacacttagagtgtactagtgtgatttattagtcaagataaactaatacctaattacactacgactattccaatggtttgttcttttccatcttagtcatgagcaactgtttataatttataaaaaaccgacaacatgatcttctgtgtgtgacaccacacactatgttatctactatataaattaattgaacaaataaatgtagatattgaccaatgtgattcattttatttcaaaaataaatgtttacaaaagctaggcttttagtatacactctaacaactacATATTAGGTAGGAGACCTTAATGACAGAATATCCATATCTGACTATGTATTCTTACTGAATGGTGGCACCATCTCATGAAATAGCAAAAAGCAAGCTTATATAACCTTTTCCACGATAGAAGCTGTGCGGCTTAACTTGTGTTACCTTGTTGATAGTAGAAACTATATGTCTTGGCTCacgtagccttgtcgacaatggaagttgTATGACTTATACAACGGCTATATAAAAGGCTGTCTGGTTAAGAAAGTTCCTGAAGTATCAAAAGATTGCTAAGGATAGTAGGAGTCCTATTACAGTGTACTATGACAGTTAAGATACTATAGATTTTTCTAAAGAacccaaatatcacaacaaatgtgaacatatagaaattaaatataatttataagggatattgttgacaagaacaagatagttcttgagtatatccctacacaTAATATGCTTgtcgatccttttactaagccattgactaaagttatttcaaggacatgtgaagtctttagAACTTCGTAAAATATAACACATTGTAAAATGTTataatctattcagtgtatatgtttttgttacatttttttaaaaaaagtctcAATAAACATGTTAGCAGATTGAGATTGgcccactcacatggacaatcatctctatttattaagtataaatagaggtaagatcgtTGTTTATAGGACAACTTATATAGCTGTAAATAGAGACAtatccataagttaaggtcatcttgataattgtgacaagatgatatcatttatataatgatcagagtaaatgaacccaccatttacttcatatgttgaattcaagattatacattaggtatgtctagatcgaaatttatatgatgttaaatttttgtgataaacatgcgctctttttaatAAAAAGAATAACATCGTAGTATGTGATTCGTACCACATGTACTAtgacgacaagaagggtagtaggagaatgaatctttacttctctactatgtgagacccttgagattataagttaatctcaatcttacacTAAGTAACTATTTAGCAGTCTACTTAAAgttttgatcagtgtctgctactttagcatattTCTTGTTGACTATaagtgattcggtctatggagcatagcTAAGAAAGTGACtaattaaaatgaatagattatAACTAAAATGGAATATCAAGATTTATTTACATCTGTAActtttattcactggtaccaattatatttttagttcagtacataaaatataattatgaataattatattgattggaaatgttgaacatgctcttggtATATTAGTCACAATTTTCTTAGTAATTATTGCTTAGTGTGTTTGCCATCGCATAAATCATTTTCCCTAATGTTTGGATTGAATGTTCTTGGTCCCCTCGGGACGATcaagtggctagcgcatgaggtgttgttatcatgaggtttggggttcgaatcttggcaaagccgaggtaaatgtctcctttatgtgttagtcactattccaaaggctagtagccgcccatgatttacctcctccgtgttggccctgggacgggttggcgggggcgctgggggcgcgCGAGCTagagatgtaaatgaaccaagccgctcgtgagctattcgaagcttgattcgataaaagctcgtttgagctcgtttaatgaggctcgttaagataaacaaaccaagctcaagcttcacaatactcggctcgttagcttgtgaacacgttcgttaagctcataaatcaacttttaaattaaaaaaataatagttttgatattaaatttatagattttacactccacttatgaaaaatatagacaaatatattaaatttatttattaaaataaaattataaattttaataagagtattataattttctctaaatatataatttaattttttatgaatatttaatttataatttttacttattaagctcgtttagactcgataaaagctcgaataagctcgtgagtcatgaatatattcgttaaataaagctcgagctcggctcgattataaacgagtcaagctcaaacattcaagagttcggctcgattacacccttagcgcgagcgtattcgtcttttgccatcaTGGATTAAATGTTCTtgctttggtctttgtgactCATAGTCTTTGCTCTGGTCTTTGTGATTTGATCACCATATGGTCTACCTTTGATGGTCTTCATTCTTCATGATCTTTGTGACCATTTGCCTTTGTAGTttaacttggacgagtgggaaatGTTAGCGTTACTGCTGTGTGAAGTACCGTAAACATGGTTTATGCTACGTTATTGCTGCATGTGGTAACATAGACTATTTACTCCACTGTTGTTACCACATTAAAGCGATAAAAAGAAGACAagatcggagaagaagaagaagaagaaaaagaaggggTGTGTGTGAATTTATACTAtatgtttttattatttataataaataatatttaatgattttataataaaatttgtgtgcaaataatatataaaaaattaagttttttttttaaaaaaagagagaTATTTGTGAAAAAAGTCAAATTGAAAAATTTAATGAGCTCATCGATCCGTAATTGACACCCACGGATTAGTTGGATTATAGCTTAGCCCGTCAAATAACAGGCCGGCCAGCTGCTCTGATCCGCCCCGCTATATTACGACCCGTCGCGGATTGGCCGGTCTGACAGCATAATTCTGCCTTGTGGCATGGTCGGTGTGGGTTGGACTGGGAAAGAAAGCCGGTGGACGAGGTCGCGAAAATGGTCTCGTTGGTTGCTACTGCGCTGTCTCCTCAAATAGCCGGCTCTTCGGTTTCGGCGAATGTCACTTTGAACTCGTTTCCTCGCTCTTCCTTGCGCGCACAGGCTGCCTTCCTCAATTTTCTCAATTTTCAATCTAGGGCGAGCTCTAGATCCCTATTCCGACGCCTCTGCTCCGAGAACAACCACGGAGATGAACAGTTCGACGTAAGGCCTGCGCttggtttctttccctttttttttttttttttgcgtccAACAATGGAGAGGTTCAGATGGAATCGTGTGCAACAGGCGTTCTCAGTGCTTCCATCAAGCATACCATGGGACAATGAGGACGTATGGTCAATATTCGCAGCTTATTTCTTCATCTTGCATGTACCTTTGAGTTTTGGAGGACTCTCAATCGTTGCCAGTATCCTTCACGAGCCTGACCTAGATCCCCTCACCATGGTGAGTGAGCTTTTACGTGTAACAATTCTTTTTTGACGATTGTTGAACACGTTCGCTTCTTTCGATTTAAAAAGACGACCTTTTCTTGATTGAGCAGCTACTACACAATTGCAGGTCGTCTCCCTAAGCACGCTGCAAGTTATAGAATATGCTGGAGCTTTGACTCTGTTGTATTACAACGCTAAGAGAAAATCCAACCTTTGCAGTTTCTTCCTAGGAAAAAGCTCCCTGGAAGAAAGAAGTTGGGTTACAGCATCTGCAGTGGGCATTGGATCTTTGATAGGGATGATGTTTCTCtcatctattgtttctgatatgCTGCTTGGGCCTAAGGTCAGTTAGTCAAAAATGTAATTTCTAGAAGAAAATCTATTTATCTCTCAagaccttgatttttcttttttgcaTGTGTGTGGGAAATGCTTTTTCCTCTAATGGAATCAATAGTTGTATGCAGTGACATAGATTCCTCTCAACAGTATAGACAATTGATTTTCCTGTTTGAGTGACTTTTTAACTCAAAATATATGTCTCACACTTGATTATCTAGAATATGCTACTTCTT contains:
- the LOC121998271 gene encoding uncharacterized protein LOC121998271; its protein translation is MVSLVATALSPQIAGSSVSANVTLNSFPRSSLRAQAAFLNFLNFQSRASSRSLFRRLCSENNHGDEQFDAFSVLPSSIPWDNEDVWSIFAAYFFILHVPLSFGGLSIVASILHEPDLDPLTMVVSLSTLQVIEYAGALTLLYYNAKRKSNLCSFFLGKSSLEERSWVTASAVGIGSLIGMMFLSSIVSDMLLGPKDVNNLILKDMLSKSPLSTMPPCFFLYCLITPLLEETVYRGFLLSSLASTKKWWQAIIFSSFIFSIGHFSGENFLQLFLVGCVLGSAYCWTGQLASCFTIHSMYNATILLITFLS